In one window of Pirellulales bacterium DNA:
- a CDS encoding efflux RND transporter periplasmic adaptor subunit produces MSSLKNLTVFTIQKPTAMWAGMLVALAWIGLTLSGCDKFMPGKSASGAPSGPPGMPPPKPPEVFVSLPVLAEVTDYEDFTGRSMAKPTIDIRPRVTGYLDKIYFKEGADVKEGDMLYEIDPRPYQAEVDRAQSNLSQAEAHLKRLNLDLQRANSMLPNRTISQEQYDQVAGDQAEAQAAIGVAQASLDLAKLNLSYTKIKAQISGRLSRTMFDQGNLVKADDTVLTTIVALDPIYATFGVDERLLEKVHTYIAKGMVKTNEKGQVPVLMSLVNEQGFPHPGTVSFIDNHLDTGTGTLEVRGEFPNANRRILPGLYARIRLPLGEPYQAITIPEKALMPDQDKKFVYVVNGENKVEYRQVETGRSEGSQLVILKGVAAGEKVVVSGLQRVRPDMVVEPKIMPSTTTAKN; encoded by the coding sequence GTGTCATCTCTAAAAAATCTAACCGTGTTCACCATTCAAAAACCAACCGCAATGTGGGCCGGCATGCTGGTCGCGCTCGCATGGATCGGCCTGACGCTCTCCGGGTGCGATAAATTTATGCCCGGCAAATCGGCCAGCGGAGCACCTAGCGGCCCGCCTGGGATGCCGCCTCCCAAGCCGCCGGAAGTTTTCGTCAGCCTGCCTGTCCTGGCGGAAGTGACCGATTACGAAGATTTCACCGGTCGCTCCATGGCCAAGCCGACGATCGACATTCGCCCCCGCGTCACCGGCTATCTCGACAAAATTTACTTCAAGGAAGGGGCCGACGTGAAGGAAGGGGACATGTTGTACGAAATTGACCCGCGCCCTTATCAGGCCGAGGTCGATCGCGCGCAGAGCAACCTTTCGCAGGCCGAGGCGCATTTGAAGCGGTTGAATTTGGATTTGCAGCGGGCGAATTCCATGTTGCCTAACCGCACAATCAGCCAGGAGCAGTACGACCAGGTGGCCGGCGATCAGGCCGAAGCGCAAGCCGCCATTGGCGTGGCCCAGGCCAGCTTAGATTTGGCGAAGTTGAACCTCAGCTATACCAAAATCAAAGCCCAAATTAGCGGCCGCTTAAGCCGCACTATGTTCGATCAAGGCAATCTGGTGAAAGCCGACGACACCGTGCTCACCACCATCGTGGCGCTGGATCCCATTTACGCCACCTTCGGCGTGGACGAACGGCTGCTGGAAAAAGTTCACACGTACATTGCCAAAGGAATGGTCAAAACCAACGAAAAAGGGCAAGTGCCCGTGCTGATGAGCCTGGTCAATGAACAGGGCTTTCCGCACCCCGGCACGGTCAGCTTCATCGATAACCATCTCGATACCGGCACCGGAACGTTGGAAGTGCGCGGCGAATTCCCCAATGCCAATCGCCGCATTTTGCCGGGCTTGTACGCCCGCATTCGGCTGCCGCTGGGCGAGCCGTATCAGGCAATCACAATTCCGGAAAAGGCGTTAATGCCCGATCAAGACAAGAAATTTGTGTACGTCGTCAATGGCGAAAACAAAGTGGAATACCGGCAGGTGGAAACGGGCCGCTCGGAAGGATCGCAACTGGTCATTCTCAAGGGCGTGGCGGCGGGCGAAAAAGTGGTGGTCAGCGGGTTGCAGCGCGTGCGGCCGGACATGGTAGTCGAGCCGAAAATCATGCCTTCGACAACGACGGCGAAGAATTAG
- a CDS encoding TetR/AcrR family transcriptional regulator yields MAVPRNNVKISLKRPQDDPQCAARREEILTQAARLFAERGYDKTDTTLLAETVGVGKGTVYRHFPSKRELFLAAADRVMRMLCERIDARMAQIEDPLEQLINGVREFLSFFAEHPGFVELLIQERALFRDRKRPTFIEHREMNAERWQAFYRDLMAQHRVRDIPAERITDVLGSLLYGTIFMNYFSGRPIAVDVEADNIIDIVFRGILTPQELKRRGMCAELKKAE; encoded by the coding sequence ATGGCTGTACCTAGAAACAATGTGAAAATCTCGCTGAAACGGCCGCAAGACGATCCGCAATGTGCCGCCCGCCGTGAGGAAATTCTCACCCAGGCTGCCCGGCTGTTTGCCGAGCGGGGTTACGACAAAACCGATACCACGCTGCTGGCCGAAACCGTCGGCGTTGGCAAGGGCACGGTTTACCGTCACTTTCCCAGCAAGCGCGAACTTTTTTTGGCAGCGGCTGATCGAGTGATGCGGATGCTGTGCGAGCGCATCGACGCGCGGATGGCACAAATTGAAGACCCCTTGGAGCAACTGATCAACGGCGTGCGCGAGTTTTTGAGTTTTTTTGCCGAGCATCCCGGGTTTGTCGAATTGCTCATTCAAGAACGGGCTTTGTTCCGCGATCGTAAACGGCCCACGTTCATTGAGCATCGGGAGATGAACGCCGAGCGCTGGCAGGCATTTTATCGGGACTTGATGGCACAGCATCGAGTGCGTGATATTCCCGCCGAGCGCATTACCGATGTGCTGGGCAGCTTGTTGTACGGCACAATTTTCATGAATTATTTCAGCGGCCGGCCCATTGCGGTGGATGTGGAGGCCGACAACATCATCGACATTGTGTTCCGCGGAATTTTAACGCCGCAAGAATTGAAGCGCCGCGGCATGTGCGCCGAATTGAAGAAAGCAGAGTGA
- a CDS encoding ABC transporter ATP-binding protein has translation MVAMNQTLPAPQSDFAWEPDTIIDVQNVTRRFGDKVALDDVNFRVPAGSVVGLVGENGAGKTTLIKHISGLLKAQSGLVRVFGHDPVAKPVEVLSRIGYLSEEPDMPGWMRVRQLIRYVSAFYPHWDANYAEQLRREFDLDPAAKVKQLSKGQRARAGLLIALAYRPALLVLDEPSSGLDPVVRRDILGAIIRTIADEGRTVLFSSHLLAEVERVSDQVAMIQSGRILFCDSMEHIKQTHARLTLRFEDSRSSPPALAGALSWDGSGHEWTAVCAGQTNRLCEAAQQLGARIVAQAGVSLDEIFLARTSQRREVTSAVIE, from the coding sequence ATGGTTGCTATGAATCAAACGCTTCCCGCCCCGCAGAGCGACTTTGCTTGGGAGCCCGATACCATTATCGACGTGCAGAACGTGACGCGCCGCTTTGGCGACAAAGTGGCGCTGGACGACGTGAATTTTCGCGTGCCGGCTGGCTCCGTCGTCGGCCTGGTCGGCGAAAACGGCGCAGGAAAAACCACGCTCATCAAGCACATTTCGGGGCTGCTCAAAGCACAAAGCGGCTTGGTGCGCGTGTTTGGACACGACCCCGTGGCCAAGCCGGTGGAGGTGCTCTCGCGGATTGGGTATTTATCGGAGGAGCCCGACATGCCCGGCTGGATGCGGGTGCGGCAGCTCATCCGCTATGTTTCGGCTTTCTATCCGCACTGGGATGCAAATTACGCGGAGCAATTGCGGCGCGAGTTCGATCTCGACCCCGCCGCCAAGGTGAAGCAGCTTTCCAAGGGGCAGCGCGCCCGGGCCGGTTTGCTAATTGCCTTGGCCTATCGCCCGGCGTTGCTGGTGCTGGACGAGCCTTCCTCGGGGCTGGATCCGGTGGTGCGGCGCGATATTTTGGGGGCCATTATTCGCACCATTGCCGACGAAGGCCGAACCGTGTTGTTCTCCTCGCATTTGCTGGCCGAAGTGGAGCGCGTTTCCGACCAGGTGGCCATGATTCAATCGGGCCGCATTTTGTTTTGCGATTCGATGGAGCACATCAAGCAAACGCATGCCCGGCTGACGCTGCGCTTTGAAGATTCGCGCAGCAGCCCGCCGGCGCTGGCCGGAGCGCTTTCGTGGGATGGCTCCGGGCACGAATGGACCGCTGTTTGCGCCGGGCAAACCAATCGGCTGTGTGAAGCGGCGCAGCAGTTGGGCGCGCGAATTGTGGCACAGGCGGGAGTTTCGCTCGACGAAATTTTTCTCGCCCGAACCAGCCAGCGGCGGGAAGTTACTTCCGCCGTGATTGAATAA
- a CDS encoding GntR family transcriptional regulator — MQIHISPSDGVPIYLQIVNQIKYLVSAGRLTVGEELPPIRVLAEKLLVNPNTVARAYRELEQAGMVVKRRTAGTYVSNAGLRMGRRERLKIISQRIDSLVAEARQLDIPLTEVVELLRQRDRMMQSQTNQE; from the coding sequence ATGCAAATTCACATTTCTCCCAGCGACGGCGTGCCGATCTATTTGCAGATTGTCAATCAAATCAAGTATCTCGTTTCCGCCGGACGGCTGACCGTGGGCGAGGAACTGCCTCCCATCCGCGTGCTGGCCGAAAAGTTGCTCGTGAATCCTAACACTGTCGCCCGGGCCTACCGCGAGTTGGAGCAGGCCGGAATGGTCGTCAAGCGCCGCACTGCGGGCACTTATGTATCTAATGCGGGGTTGCGCATGGGCAGGCGCGAACGGTTGAAAATTATTTCGCAGCGGATCGACTCCTTGGTGGCCGAAGCCCGGCAACTGGATATTCCATTGACGGAAGTAGTCGAATTGCTCCGCCAGCGCGATCGAATGATGCAATCGCAAACGAACCAGGAGTGA